From the Pseudorasbora parva isolate DD20220531a chromosome 2, ASM2467924v1, whole genome shotgun sequence genome, the window acacatcaagttatgtcaaagagtgACGGTTTTAAGTCCGTTTAACATGAATCAAtcacatttgaaccagaaacctgatataatggtgttaaatcaatatgaattgcttaaataaagtgaacagcatcataagttcattttttttgagtgaagagacagatttatttaggatggggcgtcgattacacaagagtatgaatacatgaaagatcggaattattgcgccgaagacgggttttgagcatgtcatgccggtgaggcaaattcggaggagacaccatttgacacggctcagcagacactccaggatgcgttggtcatgtccaggcaggtccaccatccgatccggacagggcccagatccgggataaacctcgggataaacagagagactaacattagcgtagatgtcactctttttatgatgtaacgagtacatcaggtgttatgggaagtgttcccggttccggctgacctatagttaatgcagcctaacaatcagtcaattgatttgaataatgaaagttaaaaatgttctatgtgtatgccatagcaaagagatgtgtttttagtctagatttaaactgacagagtgtgtctgcttcccgaacaatgctaggaagactattccagagtttaggagctaaataggaaaaggatcgaccgcctgcagttgatttagatattctagatattatcaactggccagagttttgagaccggaatagacgtgatggagtataatgtgttaaaagctcgcttaagtaccggggagctaaactatttagtgctttataagtaataggcaagattttaaaatgtatgcgatatttaatagggagccagtgcagtgttgacagaactggactaatatgatcatacttcctggttctagtaagaactcgagctgctggattttggactagctggagtttgtttattaagcgagccgGGCAACCCAGtaacccagtagagcattacaataatctagccttgagctcatgaacgcatgtactaactgttcagcattttgcattgaaagcatgtgccgtaatttagatatatttttaagatgatagaattttatatatatatatatataaaatatttacagtGTAGGGCAGGCTATTTGATTACTGTACAAAATGACTGTAACAGGGACACCGAACCTCACAAAACAGAagataaagtaaaaaaagagaCAACACCTGCCCTCGAGTTTTCATCCTGCAAGGATGATGGCGTAGCCTATTATTAGTAAAATTTGTATTAGGCtagtattttaattaaattgaaaaCTAAAATGATAGCCTACAGAAATACTTACTTTAACCTGCTAAATGAATAAACGTAAATATCCACATGAAATTCCACCGTAAAAAATATGAAGGTTAGAATTTAATTTTTACCACACGAGGGTGGTGTTTCCTCCGTATGGCTACAATCGCATATTGATTATAGGCTATCAAATCACACAGCATAAACCCTCAGCGTGTAGCGAGGCCCTTTTTGGTACaaccatttttatttaatatatctcATTAATCATCAACTGTGGGATACACCTTGTTCTAATTTCAAAACCatttaaattcagtttcttatgcCATATCAATCTCGTCTATTAGCAGCGGTACGTGAGCCACCGAGCATAATCCGATTCAGAGGGGTCACTGAACGAAAATTATATTGGAAATTAGAATCGGATAAACAGCATACAGGAGATTATATGGGATACTAACAAATTGATAAACGACATACGAAATGGACGAAATAAGATTGTCACATGAGAAAACCCAGGGCACATAACTGTGAACAGAAGGGAGAGCACGATTAATCCAAGAGGGTTTGGCGCTTCAAATGCGCTttggggagagagagagcgagggacaGATGATAAAGTGGATGATAAGTGTAAGTAGAGCAGTGTGTGAGAGGGCTAGTGCATCTCTATCCAACGCGCAAGTTTCTGTCTGTATAGGCTAACAGAGTTGGATCAGCTGCAGATCTTCAGGTAAATTTGATTATTATCTATCGATTTGGTATGCATTTATATTAGGCTAGGCAACTATCATGCAGTTGATTGACATGCCAAGCAGTGtcatttaaagtgtttttaaaaagtAGTTTTTAGTTAGGCCTATTTGTGCTATATCACATAGGTCTAATATAATCTACGCAGTTTTATGAAACTAATAGttaaatattatgtaaaataatatgcctctatgttgaaattaacagcacactgtaaaaaaaaaaaaaaaaaaaaaaactcaggttttctagtgactgatcattacatctaaacatttcatctggccaaattgaatttctgtgaattgatgcaaattaattaacagaaattcagtttggccaactgaaaattttagatgtgatgatcagtcactagaaaattttcaaaaggagacctgatttttatctttttacagtgcaagtgctattaaaatattgtcaccAGTTAAATTCATGGAGATTATATAGGAAATACAGGCCAGACCACACACAAGCTAAATGAAAAAAGGCCATTCAAACTGTAATAGGCTATAGCACAATGACGGTAACGAACAACAAGCAAAATGTTTTtcgttttgtattttttcttcaCATTTTGTATAAGCATAATATTTCCTCTAGCCTATGATCTGGCATTGCGTTTTTTCTTTCTCGACTAAATTAATGCTTAGTCTATATGTGTGCGTAGATGCTTTTCACTGTGTGTACTAAGCATCCTTTTTTGAACGAAAAAGGGGTTTCTGGATGAGATTTAGGTAATCCGAAAATACAGCAGTTATGCCCGCTGGTGGACAAAGTACCGATGaagaaaaaaggggaaaaaaccAAGGCCGTATGACGCCGCCTGATGGCGCGTGACGCAGAGCGACAGGCCTTCTTTAGCCATGCAGATTAGGACAGCCCTGTCTGTATGTGACACAAATTATGGTTTCTGAACTCTCAGATTAAGTATCTTCTCTATTCGGACAAGATAAGAAATCAGCGCTGGTTTAACACTTTATGTTATGGAAAAAATACGACATTCATTCCAAATTCATTAATGAATATTTTTAAGAAGgttctttaaatatatttatagcctatatcaatatcaatatatatatatatatatatatatatatatatatatatatatatatatatatatatatatatatatatatatatatatatacttgtatctaaataaaataatttgaacaaaagtaaaataaaaaaagaggctaaggcgtgacacacacacacacacacacacacacacacacacacacacacacacacacacacacacaaatcaacTGTAGCAATGATGTTTCTAAGCAGCAAACTCATTGAAGTATATAACCCTAATATATTCACATCATGTAGGACGTtcaatgtttaaaaatgaatggaaaatgttttaaataaataaaaaacatttttaatgcatGAAAAAGGAATTCAAAACTCTAAAAAATCTAACCAGTGTtggaaaataatattaaagtgATCACCAGTTTAATGTATTTCATACAtgtaatttataaaaatatattaaataatttaaatatatatataaaaaaaagtcaaccctTTTATTGGTGTGTTATATATCATGTGAATGCAAAGTGGGGGAAATGGGACCCTGTTAATCATCATGAACCAGCAAGGTTACGTAGGCTATGGAAGAGTTGGATTCTGAATCAAGCTTTGGGGCTATCTCTGAATCAAGCTTCTAGAAATGAAGGAATTTCgtccttttaacaagctttatGTTCATCATCTTTCATTACTGTGGTCAGTCCATGTGGCTGATGGCTAAACTGGAAaataattatcacaaagtcCTGCCCTCATTAATCCAACCGTGACCTTACTGCTCAACAAATTCTTACACAAAAAAGGGCAGTGGCTTCCTGAAGTCTAAAGTCTATCAGTCTGGTGACAAGATGTTGTTATTGTAGGCTCAAGTGTGAAAGTGAGGCCGTAAGGGGAGGGGACCTTGttcctgatttacttaaagccAAGGATTTTTGGATTAGCTTTGGCAATTAATCTCGTTATGCATCTGCTGAGAGTGACGAGGCCAGATCCGCCGAGCAGGGCAGGTGGAGACATATCCGTTGTGTGTTAATGTGTGTGAACTATATTTCTGAGCACATTATAGTGTTTGAACACATGTGGGCATCATGTGTGCATGGTTGTGCATTATATTCCAGAAGGATTAAATAGGGACATGCGGAGCCCTATAGCATCAGAGTTTACTCAATCAAAAGTCACGCCAGTCGCAAAGCTTGACAGAAGGAGGGGTGGTGGATGGGATGGAAAGGAGCACATTATAAAAAAGAGGGACATTAAATGAATACTTTAGAGAATACAAGAACGATCTAGGGTATATATGTGATTTGGGGCATTTCATAGGTTATTTCAGGACAGTTACAGTCTGATTTATGTCTCTAGCTGATCAGCCATGCGATTGGTCAGTATGCAGCATCGTGGGCGGAGGGCAGCAGAATCAGAGGAGGAGCCTAATCCTGCTCCACCCCCTCCGCCCCCTCCCTCTCACCACTCCCACAACTTCCTAAATATGAAGAACAAGTTCTTCAATGAGCTTGGCCATCTACCTAGTAAGTAATGATTTTATGTCAAGATATATGCCACACTTAATCTTATCTCAGCTGGCCACCAACGTCATAAGACATAGAAATTTGGTCTACATGTGTGACCAAAATTTAATGCCACAACAACGTCTAATGGCATTATCAGAtggttatttcattgtattaagtAACTAAAATGTATCTGTCCAGTGCTTTTGACGATAAACTGATTAAACAAATTCAACCAAAATGAAACATCTGTCCAATGTGCCAGCAGGGATAATTTATATCTcatcatattattattaaaacatacaTTCCCATCAAACTGTGTGTGATCAATTAATTCCTCCACTTTCTTTCATTTCCATGTATATTATTCATGTTTTCATCTATTCCATAAACAGACCCCAAGATCAAAAGTAAGTTCCGGTCTTTTTCTGTCATCCCTccctccatccacccatccatccatacatcaaTTTAGCAGAAATTAtgtttgaaaatacagaaattataatgacagaatttaatttCTTTACATAATTCAGATTTTTCCTTTAACTTTCTTTGTTTATTTCTCTACTGCACAGTGCCCATGTGGGCTATTGGTGCCATAGTTGTGGTCGTGCTAGCCTTGGTTGGCTGCTTTGCTTTCTGTATCTATAAGAAGTGCTTGGGAGGGAAGAAGAAAGCAAAGAAAGTCAGGGAGAGGAAGGGAGGACGAAGAAGGGTGAAAAAAGAGGGAGATGAGGAAGCAGGCGAGGTAAGAGAGCATGAAAGCTCAAAGCTGATCAAATTCTACATTTTAAACAGTTTGGCTTAAAGGTTtgcttaaaggaatagttcacccaaaaaataacaattctgtcatcatttactcaccctcaagttgttctaaacctgtatgaatttctttgttctgctgaacacaaaagaaaatattttaaagtgtcGGTAATTAAACAGATGATGGACCTcaatgacttccatagtattttgtTCCATACTATAGAAGTCAGTGGGGGTCCATCATCTGTTTAGTTCCccatatttttccaaatatatttgtgtgttactcatcagaagaaagaaatgtatacaggtttagAAGAAATggagtgtgagtaaatgatgacagaattgtcatttttgggtgaactattccttcaaGTACTTTAAATGTATACTGGCCATGATCAATATTCAACCCCTTTAGGAACAACCTAAAGAAGGAGAGGGCGAGGGAGAAAAAGAATATTATGGCAAACTGGAGTATTCTCTGGACTATAACTTCACTGAAAATCAGGTTGGTTGAAAGTGAATGTTCATAATACAGTATGCATGCTATTTGTGAGATGATATTATTAGTTTTTATACAAATCAGCAAAACGTgctgttttaaataatgtttacaaGCTTCTTGATTTTGAACACCTGACCAACAACCTTTTCTTCCACAATCTTCAGCTCATTGTCGGTATCTTGCAAGCACAAGACCTTCCTGCCATGGATCTGGGTGGAACGTCGGACCCCTATGTCAAAGTTTATATGCTACcagacaaaaagaaaaagtttgAAACAAAGGTCCAGCGCAAGAACCTGTGTCCTGTTTTCAATGAGACATTCCTATTTAAGGTATTGCAATTATGTTCGTAATATCATGCATCTTTTGGGTGATTTGTCAAAAGGAAATTTGTTGTACACTCTATCTTTTATGCGTGAttgtactgtaaaaaaagaaagtgcaactgaatttttttttcccaaacaaAGCAAATGCAATTTCTTTGCATAAAGGGTACTGGGTCCGTGTTCAAATatgatgttttatatttatgtttccAGATCCCCTTCAACGATCTAGCAGGACAGACTCTGGTCCTGCAGGTGTTTGACTTTGACCGCTTTGGTAAACATGATGTAATTGGAGAGATCAAAATCCCCATGAACAGTATTGACCTGGGCCAGCCCATACACGAATGGAAAGACCTGGTTGGAGGAGAGAAAGAAGAAGTAAGGCTGTCTttcagacttttaaaaaaaaaaaattattagctGCCATAGTctgtttttaatgctttttagcTTATTACGCTCCTCTTCTCTTCCAACAGCAAGAAAAGCTTGGAGACATCTGCATCTCCCTGCGCTATGTGCCTACCTCCGGTAAACTGACCGTCTGTATCATGGAAGCCAAGAACCTGAAAAAGATGGACGTGGGTGGTTTATCAGGTGATTGTGGAAGCATTATGTTCAAATTAGGTTACATTCTGTGATTTACTtgatattaaaatgaaaatattttctaCACATCAAATGTgactttattttaatataattagactttatcatttaaatgaatttatttaattaaaaaatttcTTTGGAAATGTGGTACTAAAGTGTATTTCTGTGTTCATCACAATGGCATTTTCTCTTTCTTACTTTTCTCTTTCCCTTTCTTTCTTAGATCCTTTTGTGAAAGTGGTTTTGCAACACAACGGAAAGCGCATCAAAAAGAAGAAGACAACAGTTAAGCAGAACACTCTGAACCCTTACTTCAATGAGAGTTTCAGCTTTGAAATCCCCTTCGCTCAGATTCAGGTAAACATATCTGTTTGAAACACAACTGTACTTGCATCTCTAATACGTTTGCAGAATTACATATTTGGTcgcactttatattaggtgtctttAACCACTGTCCTTTTAGAATTCAGTTTGATTagattctgtagaggcgtgtttcgtcgcgcactgacgtcagtataaAGCACAGAACCGTTTCTTGAGCCtgatgtctataaaagcttttctttgactaacaaggacgttttcagctctgaaacttagaggataatcttatattaccatgaccttttatatatcaaaagctcaagaaaaagttgattcctcaattcatcacccctttaaaaaacacttttgctgctattgaggtgggatatggTTAAGATTAGGGACAGTTTTGGTGGGaagggtaggtttaagggtggGTTTAGAGAAGGTCAACAGAGTAATTATAGATGTGATTATAAAAACATCTGTAATTATATGCATGTATTTTTGTATCAGTACATTGCAAAGTTAGCCAAAATTATAGAAAATGGCCATGACTGAGAGAGCTTATCCAACTCAATAGAAATATATTAAGTCTATCTTTACATTATTGTCATACGTTTTTTGCTTAGTAATTAGATTAGTAATTTGCCAGATACCTGAAAAATCTATCTAATCAACAGTGTTAATCTATGTGAATCTGCGATTGTCACGCTACAacactgcttttttttttgccctgGCCAACATCAGCTaacatcatgttttttttttttaaatatatcatttaaatgttagtacatagtagttaaagacaCTTCATATAAAGCGGGACCGAAGAACAAAGTGAATTAAATGCGTATTGACCTATTTTTCTCTGCTCCTCTGTGTCCCTGCAGAAGATCCAGGTGTTGATCACTGTCTATGACTATGATAAACTGGGAAGCAATGATGCGATTGGGAAGTGCTGGATTGGGTTTGGTGCTAGTGGGGTGGGTCTGCGACACTGGTCAGACATGTTGGCCAATCCCAGACGGCCTGTGGCCCAGTGGCACACCCTTCAGCCTGAAGAGGAAATAGACGCTGCCCTTAAAGCACCCATCCGCTAAATATCGTACTTATCCACCCCTCAAATAAAAGGTTTTGctaaaacatcatttaaatctcATACATCCTGTCACTGAGGAGCTTCTGTCTGTCACATTATTAATTTCATTGTTTCCTGTACCCTGCTTTACTGTGAAACAAAGGAGAATTAACTTTTATAAATGTTATGTATTTTCTGTTCATCTGGATTGTTTCTTAttcaaatgtgtttgtgtgtgtatgataaGTGTGTGGTTTTTTTGAAAgtgttgtatgtatgtatgtatctgtctgtctattacTGTATGAGAACTGTCCTGATTTGCCTCGTCTATTTTCTGTGAACCAAGTTGACTATAAAAACAGCAACTGGATATATTGTAacagattttaaaatgtgattttcttttaaatacATACTGACACAAAAGTTCTCCTAGGAGTAAAACCTAGTAATTAACTGATGTAGATTTGCACCACTATACTATAAAAGGCTTTAATAATATGGAAACCGTTACTGTCTGTAAACATGTCTATCAGAAGCATTCGTCTGGTTGGGTTCAGCCGTATTTAGAGATGTCCAGTTGTAGGTGGAAGCCTGGATTAATCTTGTGCTGTTTCCGGCTGTGTTCCAAGTGCAGTGCTGGACTAAGCCATACATGTGAGCAGGGAATTAGAGTCA encodes:
- the syt5a gene encoding synaptotagmin Va isoform X2, whose product is MPMWAIGAIVVVVLALVGCFAFCIYKKCLGGKKKAKKVRERKGGRRRVKKEGDEEAGEEQPKEGEGEGEKEYYGKLEYSLDYNFTENQLIVGILQAQDLPAMDLGGTSDPYVKVYMLPDKKKKFETKVQRKNLCPVFNETFLFKIPFNDLAGQTLVLQVFDFDRFGKHDVIGEIKIPMNSIDLGQPIHEWKDLVGGEKEEQEKLGDICISLRYVPTSGKLTVCIMEAKNLKKMDVGGLSDPFVKVVLQHNGKRIKKKKTTVKQNTLNPYFNESFSFEIPFAQIQKIQVLITVYDYDKLGSNDAIGKCWIGFGASGVGLRHWSDMLANPRRPVAQWHTLQPEEEIDAALKAPIR
- the syt5a gene encoding synaptotagmin Va isoform X1; the encoded protein is MRLVSMQHRGRRAAESEEEPNPAPPPPPPPSHHSHNFLNMKNKFFNELGHLPMPMWAIGAIVVVVLALVGCFAFCIYKKCLGGKKKAKKVRERKGGRRRVKKEGDEEAGEEQPKEGEGEGEKEYYGKLEYSLDYNFTENQLIVGILQAQDLPAMDLGGTSDPYVKVYMLPDKKKKFETKVQRKNLCPVFNETFLFKIPFNDLAGQTLVLQVFDFDRFGKHDVIGEIKIPMNSIDLGQPIHEWKDLVGGEKEEQEKLGDICISLRYVPTSGKLTVCIMEAKNLKKMDVGGLSDPFVKVVLQHNGKRIKKKKTTVKQNTLNPYFNESFSFEIPFAQIQKIQVLITVYDYDKLGSNDAIGKCWIGFGASGVGLRHWSDMLANPRRPVAQWHTLQPEEEIDAALKAPIR